The genome window GACAAATCAGCCAGACTGACCAGGTCGCGCGACGCCAAGGGGTGAGCCTTGGGTATGGCCGCCACCATGCGCCCCACATGCAAGGACTGCGACGTCAAAAAGGGGTGCTCGGCCTGCATCACCACCAGACCCAGCTCTGCCTCACCCTGCAAAACGTCGGTAATGAGGCTGGGCAGAACCGAGGTATTCATCCTCAGCAACACCTCGGGATGCCTCTGCTGAAAGCGCGCCACCGCCCGGGGCACCAGGAACTGCGCCAGGCTGGGGATGGACGCCAGACGCAGCACGCCCGTGCCGTGCTCCGACAAGGCATCCGCCAAATCGTTGACACGCTGCATCATGCGCTGGGTTTTTTCAATTTCCTCAAACAGGCTATGCACTTGCGGCGTGGGACGAAGCCGCCCCCGCACCCGCTCGAACAAGGTCACCCCCATGCCTTTCTCGGTCTGAGCCAACATCCGGCTGACTGCTGGCTGGGAAATATTCAGTAAGCGGGCCGCGCCACTGATGGACCCGGCCATGACGATGGCCCAGAGCATTTCGGTCTGCCGGTAATTCAATTTATTCAAGGCGTGCGCTCCATGCCTATTTGTTATACGCTTTCTCGCGTATTGGGTAATTATTGCCCAATACCGGGGTTTAGCCACCGGCTACACGGCAAGGCGAGGCCCCCAAAATCTATAACGATAGGAGACATTCCATGTTCGCAAAATCTTGGTTGTTCCGCTTACCCGCCCTGGCTCTCGCCATGGCCGCAGTCACCCCCGCCATCGTCGCCGCCCAGACTTCGGACAAGTTCCGGGTCGGGATGACAGTGTCGTCTACTGGCAGCTTCGCCCTGGCTTCTCAATCAGGAGTCCGCGGTGTAGAACTGTGGGTGGACGACGTCAACCGCCGGGGCGGCATTGAAATCAAGGGCAAGAAATATCCCGTCGAGC of Achromobacter seleniivolatilans contains these proteins:
- a CDS encoding LysR family transcriptional regulator; amino-acid sequence: MLWAIVMAGSISGAARLLNISQPAVSRMLAQTEKGMGVTLFERVRGRLRPTPQVHSLFEEIEKTQRMMQRVNDLADALSEHGTGVLRLASIPSLAQFLVPRAVARFQQRHPEVLLRMNTSVLPSLITDVLQGEAELGLVVMQAEHPFLTSQSLHVGRMVAAIPKAHPLASRDLVSLADLSPHPHIVVGTRMPFGMLVLGAFEQAGLPCRMCADVPWSQLACALVNAGVGIAIVDEFTVMQNTMPDVVIVPLAECIPLNISAVYASAREPSQIALQFIKELRVVLDEAFPRLN